The genome window ATCGACCATATAGTGAATTTCAGGTTTACAATCTCCACTAATGTTAAACTCTTTACGCATAGTTGAACACACTCCCGTCATTGCATCATCAAGTTGCCTCTAGACAAACTGATTCCTCTCCATATCATATTCATAATCAATCTGTCGTAGCCGCTGGGTCAGTTCCTCCTTCTCAATACACTGTTCCCGGCAAAAAGTATCCAGATCCGGATAAAAATCTCTGAGCTTCGTATTCACCACACTTAACAGCATCACCGGGTCACGGGGTAATTCACTCATCACACAAATTCCTCCTATACACTCCAATATCACCACATGATACAAAACCACCTGCCTGGTAAAATCCCCTGGCAGGCAGAATAATCATCCTCTAATAATCTTCCGTTTTCAGAACCACATTGCGTATGTAGGCAAAGGTTTTCTTTTCTCCGTACTTTGCGAGCATTTTAAGCAGCTTCTCCAGAAGGCGTCTCGTGTCCTCATGGATCACCTGAAGCTCTTTCCCGTTTAAGTAATAATTCAGCGGAGAGGCGTCGGTATACGCATCCTTCATATAGATCTTCGATGCCGCAATGCGGTCCATGAACATCTCGATCACATATTTCTTCGGCATCTTCATCCCGGAGATGCCGGGCTGTGTCAGGCTGTAGTCCAGCCAGTACTCATAATGATGCTTATTTCTTCCCTTGTGATGCAGCCAGGCCGTAGAAAGGCCGGTAGCCTCACGCTCTGCGTTGTTCGGGCTTCTGGTTCCCTGGTAATATTTGCACCCCACCAGAAATTCCGAAGGAGAATATTTTGACAGATCATGCAGTAAGCCCTGTTTATACAATCCAACCTTAAAACACTCCTTCATAACCAAAAGTTTATGATGTGTAATCGTACAAAAATGCTGCCAAGCCTTCATAGTTCCTCCTATTTTCCTTTCAATACCATTATAGTCCTCGGTGGGAGCTCAATCGCCCGCCTGGACGTAACCGGAAGCGTTTCTTTCAGGACTCCTTCATCCGTAGAAACGCAGACATGCCACTGAAGTCCGCCATGCAAAGTAGGAAGCGCAAACGAATGCGGCAGCCAATGCATGTTATAGGCCACAAACAGGTTCTCCTCTCCTTTGGCCGTATCATGGTAGAATACGCCGAGCTGTCGGCTTGCCACCTCCGTCTGTGCCCTCCACGCGCTCTCTCCGTGATAGGACACGTCCGGCACGCCACAGCTTGTCTGATCCATTCCGCTCATCTCCCGCACCGGATGGAGCAGAGAATGTTCCTTCCGGAAACGAATCAGATCCCGCACAAAATCATGCAGTTCCTTTTCTTTCGGCAGTCTGCCAAAATCCAGCCATGCAGTCGGATTATCCTGACAATAAACGTTATTATTACCTTTTTGCGTATTTCCAAACTCATCCCCTGCGAGAAGGCACGGCATGCCCTGCGCAAGGAGCAGAAGCATATAGGCATTCCTGCTCTGGCGCAATCTTAACTTCTGCACCGCACTCTTTCTGGACGGGCCCTCCGCCCCACAGTTCCAGCTATAATTGTAGACCGGTCCGTCCTGGTTATTCTCACCGTTTGCCTCGTTATGCTTCCCATCGTAGGATACCAGATCCCGCAGGGTAAATCCATTCTGGCTGGTAATATAGTTGAACCGGCCCTCCGCGCTGCCAAGACATCTCAGCTGCCAGATTACCTCCTGCACCATCCCCTCGTCCCCTTTCAGGAACCGTCGCATGGTGTTCTGGAAGTAATCATCTTTATAGAGCAGCTTGGTTCGCGCCAGCACTGGATCATTTTTCAGATTCCCTGGACTTAGCAGTGCCGGATTGATCAAAAAGCCGTCCACATGATATTCCAATACCCAGAATCTGAGACAGTCGATCATCCTTCCAAGAGGCGTCTCCCCGGTAAAAGGCATCTCAATGACCAGTTCAATACCGGCCTTATGCAGTGTCTTCACAAGCTCCTTCATCTCAGATACCGCATCCCCCGAAGCATACGCCCGCTTCGGTGCAAAAAAATAACCCTCTCCATATCCCCAGTAGTTCTTATAGCGCAGGTTGTCGTCAAATTCATAGACCGGCATGCAATGAAGCTGATTGATTCCCAGCTCCTGCAAATAGGGGAGCTTCTCCATAATTCCCGCAAAGGTCCCTTTCTTTTTGACCCTGGACGAGGCATGCTTCGTAAACCCCCGTACATGGATACTGTACGCCACCACTTCATGCGGTGGAATCCGAAGCGGTGCATCCCCTTCCCAGTCAAATGTGTCCGAAGCGATTCGGTATCGGTACTCCTCATGCCCCTTCCCGTCACCGACTTCTTCACTCTTTACTTGTCCTAATTCCCGGCAGTACACATCTTTTCCAGACCTGCCTTCAATCAAATAGCCGTATTCATATCTCTCAGGCCGCTCTAAGGCAACCGCTATATGGCGCAAATTCCCCGCTACAGGGTCCTCCTCCATAAGAAATCTGTCGCTTGGAGCCTCGTGCCCCCGCCTGTATAACAAAAGTTCACATGTCTTTCCTTCCGGTACTGCTATAGAAAAATTCGCAGTCTTTCCTGTAAGTGTGCATCCCTGAGGGAGCGGATACCCAACGCTCGTCTTCATACTTCTTGCCTCCTGCCGCTTCGCACAGACATAAACTTCCGTCTATGCATCGTTATTTGCGGGAGAAATCGTCCCTCTCCCTTTCCTTCGTGTTATCCAGTGATTTAAGGCCCTCTTCTATTGCCAGCCATCCACTCCGTACATCTCCACATTCTCTGAGGTAATAAAGAACACATCTTCGTAAATGCTTTCCTCATAGTCCTCCCCGTTTAGCATGGCCATTCCTGTTTTGGCTGCTTTTTTCCGATATTAATTGGAGACTGGCCGCTGGTGCCCCGAATCAGAGTCTCCTTCTTTACCAGTTCTTTTTTCAAATCCGGTGAACCATCCACCCCGTATATCATCACATCTTTTAATCCGGCTGTTCTGGCTGCCACCAGGGCTCCCAGCGCAATCTGGTCATTCCCGCACATCACAGCCGAAATATCGGTGTTCTTCTCGAAAATATCCGATGCCTTTTCCCGTGCCAGATTTAAGTCGCCCTGCACGTCCACGCGCTCTACGATCTCAAACCCCTTTTCTGCGATAGCCTCCTCAAACCCTGTCACCCGGTCATTGATCGAATTCTGCGACGGACTCTCCAAAATCACGACCTTACCGCCCTCCGGGCACTGCTCTACCAAATCATTTCCACAAATATAACCTGCATTTTTGTTGTCAGAACCGATATAAGCGTCCGCATAATCGGTCTCTTTGATCTCAGAATCAATATTGATAATCTTTACATCTGCCTCTTTCAGCTTCTTAAGGGCAGGCGTAACCTCATCCCAGGATACCGGACAGAGAAATATGGCCTGAATCCCGCCTTCTATCATCTCATCGATTTGTTCGATCTGTCTGTTCACATCTAATGCTGGATCTTTGGACACCAACGTATGTCCCTCTGCCTCCAGCTCCTGCCTGAGTGACTGCTCCAGGGTAATAAAATATGGATTCTCCATGGTTATACAGCTAAATCCAAAACGATAGACCTCTTTTTCCTCTCCGTTCGCGTCTTCTTCTCTGATTGCATTGTCTTCACTGGTACCGACATTCTTCTTACAGCCTGCAAGCAGAGAGACTGCAAGCGTAAGAATCAGTATCAGCGACAAAATCTGCTTTTTCATAATTTTCCTCCTACGAACTCGCCTTTCTTTTATTTTATCTGTTTTCCCGGTAATGTCAATAGTTTTCCCCTTGCAAATCCTTCCCTCGTCTGATACAGTGGTAATATCAACAGAAAGGAGAACCTTATCATGGAACAACATAATCATGCCGACGAAGACAGCAAGCTGCTTGAGAGCCAGGTTGTGACACTGACACTGGATGATGACGAAGAAGTAGACTGTGCAATCCTTGTAACCTTTAGCGTCGAAGACAAAGAGTACATTGCCCTTTCTCCTATGGACGAGAACGGTGAAAACATAGACGGAGATGTATGGCTCTATCGTTTCCTCAGAGATACGACCGGAGAGGGAAAACACGATCTTGAGAACATCGAAGACGATGACGAATATGAGATCGTAGCGGATAAGTTTGACGAGTGGCTGGATACACAGGCATTTGAAGAGATGGAAGATACCTTTTAATCACCTACCATCTTGATAGATTCGCCAAAACATATGGTTTATGATCAAACGGAAGTACCTTATATCTTCATTCCGATACACATGGCAATAAAAAACAGCAGATATCTGCAAAATGATATCTGCTGTTTTTATTATGATATAAGTCGGTATACTATGCCAATTACATTTCGTCAGACAACTTATATCATGTTGTACTAGCGTGGTTTTCCCAAAAGCTCCTCCACGAATCTTGAAGGCTTCATACCATTTCCATTCCTCTCGGTCACGTAGGAGATGATCAGATGCTCCTTTGCACGGGTCATGGCCACATAGAACATGCGCCGCTCCTCCTCCAGTTCTTCCGTCGTCCTGGCCTTCAGATAAGGCACCTGTCCTTCGTTCGCATGGATGATAAATACCGTGTCGAACTCCAGCCCTTTGGCAGAATGCATCGTCATGAGCTGTACGCGGTCCTCGTGAAATGCAGTTTTCCCTGAATTCTGCTGTTTCTGCCTCTCCAGTTCCTCGGTATACACTTTGATGTGTTCTTCCCATTCCGTAACAGTCCGGTAAGGCTTACAGCGCTCTTCCAATTCCGACATGATCTGCATGAGCTGTTCCCAGGTAATCCCGTTCTCCTTACCATATTCTCGCAAAAAGGTATCATACCCGATCCGCTTGCGGATATATTGTACCGCCGCATATGGCGCCATATTTTCCAGCATCTTTAAGTCCACCTCAAACTGATCAATCGCGTCCAGCATCCACTCCTTATCTTCATAAAAAATGCGGAGCTCTTCAAAGGTAATTTGCGTCTTTGACAGACTCTCTCTGGAAATGTACCGCACCGGGCGATTCGCTGCCCGCAAAAAGAGCGGACGATCCCGAAATCCCTGCGCCAGCTTCATATACGCCAGCATATCCTTTGCGATAAAATGTTCATAAAAATTAGGGATATGCTCCCGCATCTCAAAGGGAATCTGACGTTCAATGAGCGCCTCGCTCAGCATTCTGGCCTGCGCCGCCGTCCGATAAAGCACCGCAATCTGCCCCAGAGGCGTCTCTTCCGTCATATTAGCGATGGACTCTGCAACAAAACGGCTCTCTTCCACCTCGTCAAGCACTTCCTGCACCCGGACATTCTCCCCCTTCGGCTTGTAGGCTTGTACCCGTTTATAAAACCTGGAATCATTATGCAGGATCACACGCGATGCGGCAGCGACCACCGAATCCGTGGACCGGTAATTCACCGTCAGCGGAATCGTGCGAATATTGGGGAACTCCTGCTTCATATAAAGCATCAGCTCCGGTCTGGCGCCGCGGAAACCATAAATGGACTGATCGTCATCCCCCACCACGAACAGATTGTACTCCGGTGCTGCCAGCATACGGATCACCTCATACTGCACCCGGTTGATGTCCTGGAATTCATCGATCAGAATGTAGCGGAATTTTTCCTGCCAGTTCCGCAAAATATCCTCCCGTTTCCGGAAAAGGGCATAGCATTGTACCAGCATATCGTCAAAATCGAACTTTTTCCGCTGCTTTTTCTGTTGCTCATAGGCACGGAAAAGCTCCGGAAATTCCTCGTCATTCAAAAAATCACTGTGGAAATCACGCAAGTGCAGAAGTCCGTTCTTCACGACTCCGATCTCCCGCATCAACTCCCTTAAAAGCTCCTCTTCGTCCTGCACCTCAGGCTCGGACTGCAATTCCATCTTATTCAGTACATCTCTTAAAAGCTTTAGCTGTTCCTGCTCTGACAGAAGATTCCTGCCGTTAATCCCATAAGCGCATTTCAAAATACCATAAAATACACTGTGAAACGTACCGAAGGTTACTTTATAATTCTTACCCCTCGTCAGGCTGCCAAATCGCTCCCTCATCTCTCTGGCAGCATAACGGGTAAATGTGATCACCAGAATATCCTCCGGCGGAACCTTCATCTCTTCAATCAAATATCTGGTACGTCTCGTCACGATCAGCGTCTTCCCCGACCCGGGAGGTGCAAGCACCATACAGGGTCCCCCGCCGTGACGGATCGCTTCTTCCTGTCCTTTATTAAGTCTCATACCGTATCCCCTTATTACTATCTTTTGTATTTATTTCTGCAACAGCCCGATTGCCTTTTCGATTCTCTCTACAGATTCTTCACGCCCCAGAACCTCCATGATCTCGGTAGCTCCTCCCGGGGTATTCTGCTTTCCGGAAACAGCCGTGCGAAGCGGCCACATCACATAGCCGATCTTATACCCTTTTTCCTGGGCATATCCCTTCAAAAGGGCAAATAAAGCGTCGTTGCTGTAATCTTCCTGCTCCTTCAGAAGCGGAAGCACCTCCTCAAGCACAGTAAGAGAGGTCTCCTCATTCGTCTTCATCTTCTTATGGCAGTACATGGAGGTATCATACTCCGGAACCTCCTGGAAGAAATCGATCTGCTCCGCGATATCCGGCAGAACCTCAATCCTGCTCTTTACCAGGGCCGCAATTTTACGCAGATCAAAATCCTTTGTGACAGCTTTGCGGATATAAGGCTCAGCCAGCTCAAAGAATTTCTCGAAATCCATCGCCTTCAAATACTCACCGTTCATCCACTTCAGCTTCGTCGTGTCAAATACCGCCGGAGACTTGCTCATATGATGGTAGTCAAATGCCTCCACCAACTCCTCCAGTGAGAAGATCTCCCGGTTATCCTGCGGGCACCAGCCCAAAAGTGCTACATAATTCACGATCGCCTCACTCACATATCCCTGGTCCAACAGATCCTCATAAGAAGAATGGCCGCAGCGCTTGCTCAGCTTTTTGTGGTTCTCATCGGTGATCAGCGGACAATGCACATACACCGGAACCTCCCAGCCAAACGCCTCATAAAGACGGTTATATTTAGGCGCGGAGGACAGGTATTCATTTCCCCTTACTACATGTGTGATTCCCATCAAATGGTCATCGATTACATTCGCAAAGTTGTAGGTCGGATATCCGTCGGACTTAATCAGAATCATATCGTCAAGCTCAGCATTGGGCACCGTAATATCCCCATAGATATCATCGTGGAAGGTCGTTGTCCCCTCTGTCGGCATATTGATGCGGATTACGTAGGGCTTGCCCGCAGCAAGGTTCGCTTCCACCTCTTCCTTGCTCAAATGCAGACAATGCTTGTCATAGTTCACGATCTGCGTTCCGTCCTCGGAGACAGAAGTACGCAGGGACTCCAGACGTTCTTTGTCGCAGAAGCAGTAATACGCATCTCCCTGCTCGATCAACTGTTTTGCATATTTTAAATAGAGGCCGGAGGCATTTCTCTCACTCTGTACATAGGGGCCATAGCCGCCGTCCTTGTCCGGACCTTCATCATGCACAAGACCCGTCTTCTCCAGTGTACGATAAATAATCTCCAGGGCTCCCTCAACAAAACGTTCCTGGTCCGTATCCTCAATTCTGAGCATAAAATTACCGTCCTCATGCTTTGCAATTAGATAAGCATAAAGCGCGGTCCTTAAATTCCCCACATGCATTCTTCCGGTGGGACTCGGTGCAAATCTTGTTCTGACTTTACTCATCTTTTCTACTCCTTCTTAAGCGCTTCTATCTGGCAGGCGCTCTTCTATTGTAATAGGAAATTTCGCCGTATCCGGCAAAATTTCCCTCATCTACATATCTTAATTATATTATCATATTCCCCTTTTCTCTTCAAGACCAAAGGAAGGAAAAACAAGAGATGCCGCGGCCTTCCCCATTGGCCGCGGCATCTCTTATAACTTTGGAGTGCTAAATTTCTATATGCATAAAAGAGATTCCCCAATCTCTATACGCAACCTCATAAATGATACCAGTACGTATCTTTCGTACTAATTGATATATCCGGCTTTCTTAAGCTCTTCCTCTGCCTTTGCAAGGTTTGCATCAGATACCCGGATAATCGGGCCTGTACAGCCCATTCCGCTCTCTGCGTAAATGTTGATCTTCCACAGAACCTTAACAGCGTCCTCAAGGTCCATAACCTCGATGCCAGGAATCTGGCTGGTTACGATCTCCTTCGGTGGCTCTTTCACTTCCTCTTCTGCCGCTGCCGGCTTCTGAGATGCTTTGTGAGCTGCGAGGATGTCATTCAGTCCTGCTTTCTTAACAGCAGCAAACTCCTGTTTTGCCACTTCAAATACTTTACCGCGTACAAGCTGAGCTGCATAGCGGATCGCATTTGCGATTACCGGTGCTCCGGATGCACGGGATACGATCATTACAAGCTGCTCATAGCCTTCCCCAATACCAGGTCCATACCCAAACCCGGTAGCCTCAAAGCTGCCGCCTGTGTTAAATGAAGAGAGCATCTTTACCAGAATATTTCCTGTTAAGGAATCGGTAACCATGATATCCGGTGATGCCTGGAGTACATCGTTTCCTCTCATGACACATCCGCCGTCTGCTCTTCCTGATTCTGCAAATTCGATAGCATATCCCTGATCAGCAAGCTGTTTCAGAGCTTTTTCTGTCTGCCGTGCTCCGTCCACATTCAGGATTCCCACGGTAGGATTTTTCTTTCCACAAGCCTTTGCAGCGATGATTCCGTAGATGGCATTCTTGATCATGCCTTCGATACGGTCAGTGCTGGAGGTTCCTGTGGTGTTAGCGATGAACATCTCTTTTGCTGTTGCCGGTGTTACACAGCGTCCTACGGTAGATACACCGATCGGGAACGGGAAGTGCATGGTAACAGCAGCGTCCACCTCTTTATTTTTCAGCATTTCTTCCATCTTGTCATGGCCTTCCTCGTCGTTAGCCACTTTGACGGTCGTAACGCCTTCTGCCTCAAGAGTACCGATGTAGTATACATCGATTCCATCCTTCGCTGCTTCGATGGCTGCAGCCATGGAGTTCTCTTCTCCATGCTCGCTGCCCATTCCGGTGAGGGCGATCTTCGGACGTTTTCCGAAGCTGCCTGTCTCCAGTCCTTCTGCCATACTGAGGAAGGTCTCGGCAATCATTTTTTCAATTCCACTTGCCATAATCGTCCACCTCTCTATTCTGCCAGCATGGATGCAGCAAAGTCTTTCATAGCTTTTGCGATCAATCCCTTTACTTCCTCTTCGGATACTCCGCTGTTATCCTCTGCGCCTGTATTTGCCTGGATTACGAAAGATACTCCGTCAAACAGGTTGGTCATACGTCCAAGGAACAAGCTTCCTTTTCCGATGATCATAGCATTTTTAATCTTGCCTGCAAGAATGTCTTCTCTTGCAAATCCGATGTACGGTACGCCTGACGGGATATGTCCCTGTGTCGGAGCCCATCCGGTAAGTCCGTGCTCAGTTGCGAAACTTGCAAGCTGTTTCTTCTCAAGGTCACCACGTTTTACAGCAAGTGCACCGATCATCTTGTAGTTAGCAAGCGGCACATCTCCTGCTCCGGCCGGTTTGGTGATATCCGGGTTCTGCATTTCCGGAGAGAATTTATCGATATCAGTAATCTTCATTCCTGCTCTCTCAAGCGGATCAGCTACAAGGCTTCCGATTACGTTCTGCGGAGCGCTTCCGGTTCCAACGGTATGACGTCCAAGGATGTCAAGGTTGATCTCCGGATTTACACCGTCGTTTTCGCTTAAGATGATACAGAATCCAGCAAGACAGTCCTCAAGGATCGGAAGGCCTTTCTTCACATGGTCTTTTCCGTTCATACCAAGCTTAGCGGTACATCCGCCAGCGGTAACAGCTACACATTTGTAAGCTCCGGATTTAACCAGTGCAGCAGCCTCGATAAGTGCGTGAGACGGTCCGGCACAGAATCCACGGGAATCAGATCCGGTAGCGTTCATAAGTCCAGCCACCTCAGCAGCAGCTTTCGCGAAGTTTCCGCCGCCTCTCTGGTTCATATCTCCACATGCTTCCTCAGCACAGTCGATTACATACTCGATATCTGTTTTGTCAATTCCTGCATTTCTTACGCCATATAACAGAGCAAGAACGCTGGTAGCTTTGCTCATGATGTTCTCATGCATAACATGAGCGGAAAGGTTTACGTCGATATCATGTGCTCTCTTTACACAGCCTACGAGTTTGCCGGCATGGTAAATACCCTCAGCATGCTCTTCGTTTACGAAATGCTCGATCTCAGAAAGTTCAATACCTTCCTCAACCTTAGCTACGATATCCTCTGTGATGATCGGATCAGCAGCGAATGCCTCTTTGTGAGCTGCAACGAATTCTTTGTCCAGCTTTACAACTTCGAACATATCGCAGGTCTGAGCCAGAAGGATGAATTCCTCTTCCGGCATGATCTCGCCGTATTTTCCGTATCTTTCAGCGCCTTCTTTTACTTTATCATAATACGGGAACTCAACCTGTGCCAGGTCATCCGGATGTGCATTTCCGATATATACCTGGTTCGGCCAGTAGTTTACACAATCTTCATAAGAACGAAGATGGCTCTCCAGTTCTTTCAAATATTCAGACTCCGGATTTACAACTCTCTCAGTTGTCTGAGTTGTTCCGTTATATACCACCATCTGCGGTGTATGCGCCAGTACATAGCTGGCTCCTTTAATTACAGTGTTCATTGTGAGTGCCCACCTTTCTTTCACTATGTATCTATGTTTGTTTTAAGCGATTTCCCCCGAAACCATTCTTAAAATATCCGGCATTCGGGGATTCCCTCTTCCCAAATGCCCGGCAGCCAATCATTACCAATCGATGTCAGGAACCTGCTGTCGCAAGTTCATCTCAGGCATCTCTTTTGAAAAAAAGACGGTGAGGCAAGCAATTACCTCACCGCCTCCGGAACCTTTATAATGACAAGTCTCTTATAAATACTTGCAGAACTCGTCACGGATAGCTGACATTTCGCTTACGATATCGTCAACATCGAGTACCATTTCCATCATACCCACCTGCTCATCGTAAACAGCTTCGTCAAATTCTTCCTTCAGTTCAGGTTCACATACGTGATAAGTCGTGAGTCCAAGCTGGACCCCTGTCAACGGACCTGCGAAAGTCGGATCTCCTGCTGTTACAGTCTCTGCTGCAAGACCAGCAGCTTCGCCTTCTGCGGCACCTACGATAACTACTACGTTCTCCGGGCCGTATTCGTCAGCGAACTCCTTAACTCTCTTCTGATTCTCCAGATCCATTGCGCCTGCGCTTGTTCAGACGAAACATTCTGTTGAAGAAAAAACAACTTCTCCACCGGCTGTCTTAACGCATTCTGCGATAGCCGGTCCTGGAACACCATCACGGTCACCAATAATTACAACTTTTTTACCTTCTAAAATTGCCATGATGTTTTTCCTCCTTCCCTTCGTTTTATTTTTTTATTTTGGAAGCATACACTTCCGT of Roseburia hominis contains these proteins:
- the grdC gene encoding glycine/sarcosine/betaine reductase complex component C subunit beta, translated to MNTVIKGASYVLAHTPQMVVYNGTTQTTERVVNPESEYLKELESHLRSYEDCVNYWPNQVYIGNAHPDDLAQVEFPYYDKVKEGAERYGKYGEIMPEEEFILLAQTCDMFEVVKLDKEFVAAHKEAFAADPIITEDIVAKVEEGIELSEIEHFVNEEHAEGIYHAGKLVGCVKRAHDIDVNLSAHVMHENIMSKATSVLALLYGVRNAGIDKTDIEYVIDCAEEACGDMNQRGGGNFAKAAAEVAGLMNATGSDSRGFCAGPSHALIEAAALVKSGAYKCVAVTAGGCTAKLGMNGKDHVKKGLPILEDCLAGFCIILSENDGVNPEINLDILGRHTVGTGSAPQNVIGSLVADPLERAGMKITDIDKFSPEMQNPDITKPAGAGDVPLANYKMIGALAVKRGDLEKKQLASFATEHGLTGWAPTQGHIPSGVPYIGFAREDILAGKIKNAMIIGKGSLFLGRMTNLFDGVSFVIQANTGAEDNSGVSEEEVKGLIAKAMKDFAASMLAE
- a CDS encoding DUF5662 family protein; translation: MKAWQHFCTITHHKLLVMKECFKVGLYKQGLLHDLSKYSPSEFLVGCKYYQGTRSPNNAEREATGLSTAWLHHKGRNKHHYEYWLDYSLTQPGISGMKMPKKYVIEMFMDRIAASKIYMKDAYTDASPLNYYLNGKELQVIHEDTRRLLEKLLKMLAKYGEKKTFAYIRNVVLKTEDY
- a CDS encoding DUF4250 domain-containing protein, coding for MMSELPRDPVMLLSVVNTKLRDFYPDLDTFCREQCIEKEELTQRLRQIDYEYDMERNQFV
- a CDS encoding alpha-amylase family glycosyl hydrolase, with the protein product MKTSVGYPLPQGCTLTGKTANFSIAVPEGKTCELLLYRRGHEAPSDRFLMEEDPVAGNLRHIAVALERPERYEYGYLIEGRSGKDVYCRELGQVKSEEVGDGKGHEEYRYRIASDTFDWEGDAPLRIPPHEVVAYSIHVRGFTKHASSRVKKKGTFAGIMEKLPYLQELGINQLHCMPVYEFDDNLRYKNYWGYGEGYFFAPKRAYASGDAVSEMKELVKTLHKAGIELVIEMPFTGETPLGRMIDCLRFWVLEYHVDGFLINPALLSPGNLKNDPVLARTKLLYKDDYFQNTMRRFLKGDEGMVQEVIWQLRCLGSAEGRFNYITSQNGFTLRDLVSYDGKHNEANGENNQDGPVYNYSWNCGAEGPSRKSAVQKLRLRQSRNAYMLLLLAQGMPCLLAGDEFGNTQKGNNNVYCQDNPTAWLDFGRLPKEKELHDFVRDLIRFRKEHSLLHPVREMSGMDQTSCGVPDVSYHGESAWRAQTEVASRQLGVFYHDTAKGEENLFVAYNMHWLPHSFALPTLHGGLQWHVCVSTDEGVLKETLPVTSRRAIELPPRTIMVLKGK
- the grdD gene encoding glycine/sarcosine/betaine reductase complex component C subunit alpha, coding for MASGIEKMIAETFLSMAEGLETGSFGKRPKIALTGMGSEHGEENSMAAAIEAAKDGIDVYYIGTLEAEGVTTVKVANDEEGHDKMEEMLKNKEVDAAVTMHFPFPIGVSTVGRCVTPATAKEMFIANTTGTSSTDRIEGMIKNAIYGIIAAKACGKKNPTVGILNVDGARQTEKALKQLADQGYAIEFAESGRADGGCVMRGNDVLQASPDIMVTDSLTGNILVKMLSSFNTGGSFEATGFGYGPGIGEGYEQLVMIVSRASGAPVIANAIRYAAQLVRGKVFEVAKQEFAAVKKAGLNDILAAHKASQKPAAAEEEVKEPPKEIVTSQIPGIEVMDLEDAVKVLWKINIYAESGMGCTGPIIRVSDANLAKAEEELKKAGYIN
- a CDS encoding ATP-dependent helicase, yielding MRLNKGQEEAIRHGGGPCMVLAPPGSGKTLIVTRRTRYLIEEMKVPPEDILVITFTRYAAREMRERFGSLTRGKNYKVTFGTFHSVFYGILKCAYGINGRNLLSEQEQLKLLRDVLNKMELQSEPEVQDEEELLRELMREIGVVKNGLLHLRDFHSDFLNDEEFPELFRAYEQQKKQRKKFDFDDMLVQCYALFRKREDILRNWQEKFRYILIDEFQDINRVQYEVIRMLAAPEYNLFVVGDDDQSIYGFRGARPELMLYMKQEFPNIRTIPLTVNYRSTDSVVAAASRVILHNDSRFYKRVQAYKPKGENVRVQEVLDEVEESRFVAESIANMTEETPLGQIAVLYRTAAQARMLSEALIERQIPFEMREHIPNFYEHFIAKDMLAYMKLAQGFRDRPLFLRAANRPVRYISRESLSKTQITFEELRIFYEDKEWMLDAIDQFEVDLKMLENMAPYAAVQYIRKRIGYDTFLREYGKENGITWEQLMQIMSELEERCKPYRTVTEWEEHIKVYTEELERQKQQNSGKTAFHEDRVQLMTMHSAKGLEFDTVFIIHANEGQVPYLKARTTEELEEERRMFYVAMTRAKEHLIISYVTERNGNGMKPSRFVEELLGKPR
- the gltX gene encoding glutamate--tRNA ligase; this translates as MSKVRTRFAPSPTGRMHVGNLRTALYAYLIAKHEDGNFMLRIEDTDQERFVEGALEIIYRTLEKTGLVHDEGPDKDGGYGPYVQSERNASGLYLKYAKQLIEQGDAYYCFCDKERLESLRTSVSEDGTQIVNYDKHCLHLSKEEVEANLAAGKPYVIRINMPTEGTTTFHDDIYGDITVPNAELDDMILIKSDGYPTYNFANVIDDHLMGITHVVRGNEYLSSAPKYNRLYEAFGWEVPVYVHCPLITDENHKKLSKRCGHSSYEDLLDQGYVSEAIVNYVALLGWCPQDNREIFSLEELVEAFDYHHMSKSPAVFDTTKLKWMNGEYLKAMDFEKFFELAEPYIRKAVTKDFDLRKIAALVKSRIEVLPDIAEQIDFFQEVPEYDTSMYCHKKMKTNEETSLTVLEEVLPLLKEQEDYSNDALFALLKGYAQEKGYKIGYVMWPLRTAVSGKQNTPGGATEIMEVLGREESVERIEKAIGLLQK
- a CDS encoding DUF1292 domain-containing protein yields the protein MEQHNHADEDSKLLESQVVTLTLDDDEEVDCAILVTFSVEDKEYIALSPMDENGENIDGDVWLYRFLRDTTGEGKHDLENIEDDDEYEIVADKFDEWLDTQAFEEMEDTF
- the grdA gene encoding glycine/sarcosine/betaine reductase complex selenoprotein A, producing MAILEGKKVVIIGDRDGVPGPAIAECVKTAGGEVVFSSTECFVUTSAGAMDLENQKRVKEFADEYGPENVVVIVGAAEGEAAGLAAETVTAGDPTFAGPLTGVQLGLTTYHVCEPELKEEFDEAVYDEQVGMMEMVLDVDDIVSEMSAIRDEFCKYL